A single region of the Ascaphus truei isolate aAscTru1 chromosome 6, aAscTru1.hap1, whole genome shotgun sequence genome encodes:
- the LOC142497977 gene encoding uncharacterized protein LOC142497977: MEKMRTEQSCNIPMNMTENETFNQSMQLINNVTAAYSKQGILEGATGKDLGESGKSLTWLSDQNLHKRTHTGKRWHVCGDCGKGFSELANLNKHRRTHTGERPHGCGECGKGFKELSHLNIHMRKHTGERPHVCGECGKGFSALSSLNTHKRTHTGERPHVCGECGKEFNRLSSLNKHKRTHTCERPHVCGECRKGFSVLSRLDTHKRTHTGERPHVCSECGKDFSVLYNLNIHKRTHTGERPHVCGECGKGFSRLSSLNTHKRTHTGERLHVCGECGKGFSRLSSLDTHKRTHTGERPHVCGECGKGFSHLSSLNTHKRTHTGERPYVCGECGKGFSDLSSLNTHKRTHTGERPHVCGECGKGFSVLYNLNVHKRTHTGERPHVCGECGKGFSHLSSLNTHKRTHTGERPHVCGECGKGFSQLSSLNTHKRTHTGERPISKARPV, translated from the coding sequence atggaaaagatgaggacagaacaatcttgcaacattccaatgAATATGACAGAAAATGAAACTTTCAACCAGTCaatgcaattaataaacaatgtaactgctgctTATTCAAAACAAGGTATATTAGAAGGTGCCACcggaaaagatcttggagaaagtgggaagagtctgacttggttatcagaccagaacctacacaagaggacacacacagggaagagatggcatgtatgtggggattgtgggaagggatttagtgagttAGCCAACCTGAACAAACACAGgaggacacacacaggtgagagaccgcatggatgtggagaatgtgggaagggatttaaggAGTTATCACACCTGAACATACATATGAGGaagcacacaggggagagaccgcatgtatgtggggaatgtgggaagggattcagTGCGTTATCAAGCCTGAACACGCACAAGAGGactcacacaggggagagaccgcatgtatgtggggaatgtgggaaggaatTTAAtcggttatccagcctgaacaaacacaagaggacacacacatgtgagagaccacatgtatgtggggaatgtagaaagggatttagtgtgttatccaggctggacacacacaagaggacacacacaggggagagaccgcatgtatgtagTGAATGCGGGAAGGATTTTAGTGTGTTGTACAACCTGAACATACATAAGAGGacgcacacaggggagagaccgcatgtatgtggggaatgtgggaagggatttagtcggttatccagcctgaacacacacaagaggacacacacaggggagagactgcatgtatgtggggaatgtgggaagggatttagtcggttatccagcctggacacacacaagagaacacacacaggggagagaccgcatgtatgtggggaatgtgggaagggatttagtcacttatccagcctgaacacacacaagagaacacacacaggggagagaccgtatgtatgtggggaatgtgggaagggatttagtgacttatccagcctgaacacacacaagaggacacacacaggggagagaccgcatgtatgtggggaatgtgggaagggatttagtgtatTGTACAACCTGAACGTACATAAGAGGacgcacacaggggagagaccgcatgtatgtggggaatgtgggaagggatttagtcacttatccagcctgaacacacacaagaggacacacacaggggagagaccgcatgtatgtggggaatgtgggaagggatttagtcagttatccagcctgaacacacacaagaggacacacacaggggagagacctatCTCTAAAGCCAGGCCTGTTTAG